From one Anopheles cruzii chromosome 3, idAnoCruzAS_RS32_06, whole genome shotgun sequence genomic stretch:
- the LOC128273443 gene encoding putative E3 ubiquitin-protein ligase UBR7, which translates to MEQPEEQETSYITMADVLKEQEDLEETSGAVLGASDDKNCTYPKGYVNRQALFACLTCVPEARADESKRSGICFACSLQCHDNHELLELYTKRKFRCDCGGKRMPDVKCKLEPRKEEENALNRYNQNFAGLYCICHRPYPDPETDVADEMLQCIACEDWYHLRHLEVRPGKNVKSYAEMVCGGCMEALPFLKHYAYKIEEPNSTLDNTIQVDVTGLDESASVAPADEEAGPSEPKQRRLDDSKTADVAEEKDKSTAPPDALDICTKPPLDGDTEKASKNEATFWVGGWRKSLCQCKQCAALYREHAVEFLLDPEDTVQHYEDVGKRRLASEGSAYQMGMEMLGQLDRGTQVNMLTEYNRMKDRLLEFLDPFVSSQQVVTQADINEFFARLNRERRSETSSGAPPYFCR; encoded by the exons ATGGAGCAGCCGGAGGAACAGGAAACTTCGTACATAACAATGGCAGATGTTTTGAAGGAACAGGAAGACCTCGAAGAAACATCCGGAGCCGTTTTGGGAGCATCGGACGACAAAAACTGCACCTATCCCAAG GGCTACGTTAATCGCCAGGCGCTGTTCGCTTGCCTTACCTGTGTCCCGGAAGCCCGGGCCGATGAGTCGAAGCGTTCCGGCATATGCTTCGCATGCTCGCTACAGTGTCACGACAATCACGAACTGTTGGAACTGTACACGAAGCGCAAGTTTCGCTGCGATTGCGGTGGCAAACGGATGCCGGATGTGAAGTGCAAATTGGAACCGCGGAAAGAGGAAGAGAACGCCCTCAACCGCTATAATCAAAACTTCGCCGGCCTGTACTGTATCTGCCACCGGCCGTACCCGGATCCGGAGACGGACGTGGCCGACGAGATGCTGCAGTGCATCGCGTGCGAGGATTGGTATCATCTGCGCCACTTGGAGGTGCGCCCggggaaaaatgtgaaatcTTACGCCgaaatggtttgtggaggGTGCATGGAGGCGCTCCCATTCCTGAAGCATTACGCGTACAAGATCGAGGAACCGAACTCGACGCTGGACAACACGATCCAGGTCGACGTGACTGGGCTGGATGAATCCGCTTCCGTTGCGCCCGCCGATGAGGAAGCCGGCCCAAGCGAGCCGAAACAGCGCCGGTTGGACGATTCCAAGACTGCGGACGTTGCGGAGGAGAAGGACAAATCCACAGCGCCACCGGATGCCCTTGACATTTGCACCAAACCTCCGCTCGACGGTGACACAGAGAAGGCGTCCAAGAACGAGGCCACCTTTTGGGTTGGAGGATGGCGCAAGTCCCTTTGCCAGTGTAAGCAGTGTGCTGCGCTGTACCGCGAACACGCGGTCGAGTTTTTGCTAGACCCGGAGGACACGGTACAGCACTACGAAGATGTTGGCAAGCGGCGCCTTGCCAGCGAAGGATCGGCATACCAAATGGGCATGGAAATGTTGGGCCAGCTGGATCGCGGCACCCAGGTCAATATGCTGACCGAGTACAACCGGATGAAGGATCGGCTGCTGGAGTTTTTGGATCCGTTCGTGTCGAGCCAGCAGGTTGTAACGCAGGCGGATATTAACGAGTTTTTCGCACGACTGAACCGTGAGCGTCGGTCGGAGACCAGCTCCGGGGCGCCACCGTACTTCTGTCGCTAA
- the LOC128271172 gene encoding ETV5-related protein Ets96B-like, translated as MNTLAQSISPIQSSLGRLDLDSAAGAASKPCTTSASPATAAAAAAAALILSVSGGDSRTTSTTLVVDQSTTAHHTTDFLSTSLSSQQSPAKHHQRTGTTVSSSPEPGIVAGSIAATIATSTSLAHVNSFHAGTATTSTALSNDFYPEYRISSEYRLNSHHHHHHHHHHPHHHHHHHPHHPAPHPRDLWTAAAAAASHDGIMDEGCDSYSLRHGTKPVRNERSAFFDFATAPATAHPAAAAAAYCYRLSTPPQLVKREPSDVSAAAAWHSYSERMFSDPLYTSLKLQTQQSSPPQLVPQHSIFPDSTSHLSASAAAAAASVSLDHQHSLVVGGHGTAHQTSGDGSQAAESFLHHAAGGGYSYRQTADMVTSSETDYCTATGTSATIASITTTTNPSPLGALQAGSNGPLHQRRGSLQLWQFLVALLDEPTSSAGCIAWTGRGMEFKLVEPEEVARRWGIQKNRPAMNYDKLSRSLRYYYEKGIMQKVAGERYVYKFVCDPEALFNMAYGTAGSQGSQSCPDGTLGHAQHHGTNGGGGAASSSPSHCHNPAATGQLGIVGEPSNDVDRNPYFSTSSSVAYSHNN; from the exons ATGAACACTCTAGCGCAAAGCATCAGCCCCATACAGTCCTCGCTGGGTCGGTTG GACCTCGACTCCGCAGCGGGAGCGGCCTCGAAGCCGTGCACGACCTCCGCCTCGcctgcgacggcggcagcggcagcggcggccgcactGATTCTATCTGTCAGCGGGGGCGACAGCCGGACGACCAGCACGACCCTCGTCGTCGACCAGTCGACGACGGCGCACCACACGACCGACTTCCTTTCGACGTCCCTGTCATC TCAACAGTCTCCCGCAAAGCATCACCAGCGCACCGGAACGACCGTGTCTTCGTCCCCGGAACCCGGGATCGTGGCCGGGTCGATTGCGGCCACCATAGCCACCAGCACGTCACTGGCCCACGTCAACTCGTTCCACGCTGGCACCGCGACCACGTCCACGGCTCTATCGAACG ATTTCTACCCGGAGTACCGGATCAGCTCGGAGTATCGGCTCAAttcccaccatcaccaccaccaccaccaccaccatccgcaccatcaccatcaccatcatccgcaTCACCCGGCGCCGCATCCTCGCGATCTCtggacggcggcagcagcggccgcttCGCACGACGGGATCATGGACGAAGGATGCGATAGCTACAGCctgcgccacg GCACAAAACCCGTGCGAAACGAACGTTCGGcatttttcgatttcgcgACAGCCCCTGCTACGGCACatccggccgcggcggccgccgcctaCTGCTACCGTCTTTCCACCCCGCCGCAGCTGGTGAAGCGCGAACCGAGCGACG tgtcggcggccgccgcctggcACAGCTACTCGGAGCGCATGTTTTCCGACCCCCTGTACACCTCGCTCAAGCTGCAAACCCAGCAATCCTCGCCGCCCCAGCTCGTCCCCCAGCACTCGATCTTCCCGGACTCGACGTCCCACCTGTCGGCGtcggcagcagccgccgcggcCTCGGTTTCTCTGGACCATCAGCATTCGCTCGTAGTCGGTGGCCACGGGACCGCCCACCAAACGTCCGGCGATGGTTCGCAGGCAGCGGAATCGTTTCTGCACCatgcggccggcggcggctactCCTACCGCCAGACCGCGGACATGGTAACCTCGAGCGAAACCGACTACTGCACGGCTACCGGTACATCCGCCACGATCGCCAGCATCACGACGACAACAAACCCGTCCCCGCTCGGTGCTCTCCAGGCCGGTTCCAATGGACCGCTACACCAGCGCCGAGGATCGCTACAGCTGTGGCAGTTTCTGGTCGCCTTGCTCGACGAGCCGACGTCCAGCGCAGGCTGCATTGCCTGGACCGGGCGCGGGATGGAGTTCAAACTGGTGGAACCGGAAGAGGTGGCTCGCCGGTGGGGCATCCAGAAGAATCGCCCGGCCATGAATTACGACAAACTTTCGCGCAGTCTGCGGTACTATTACGAGAAGGGCATCATGCAGAAGGTGGCCGGCGAACGATACGTGTACAAGTTCGTTTGTGATCCGGAAGCCCTGTTCAACATGGCCTACGGTACGGCCGGTTCCCAGGGCAGCCAGTCATGCCCGGATGGAACGCTTGGCCACGCGCAACACCACGGtacgaacggtggtggtggagcagcATCATCTTCGCCGAGCCACTGCCACAATCCGGCTGCCACCGGGCAGCTAGGGATCGTCGGTGAACCATCGAATGACGTGGATCGCAACCCTTACTTCTCCACCAGTTCCTCTGTGGCGTACAGTCACAACAACTGA
- the LOC128271173 gene encoding gamma-aminobutyric acid type B receptor subunit 2: MRPTAMATALLLYCTVLLVLCGALSDHHRQSAPNLTKEVNRNIINTVFERTRPAGRDRRWKEVTILGLFELSSKAGERREGFSELAAAQLAVQHINRRGLLLGYKLKLITNDTQCDPGVGIDRFFHALYTHQSKRIIMVLGSACSEVTESLAKIVPYWNILQVSFGSTAPALSDRGEFPLFYRTVAPDSSHHPARIAFLARFGWDMVATFSQNEEGYSLAVNDLVTELERANITCAATISFAETDFKEQLKLLRDRDVRVIIGSFSHEIAPQLFCEVYNLGMYGAEYAWILQDTYISSWWLTAAGTACPPKALLAAVENLIIVSSYNSIVGMGAALSGLTNRIFLQKLREMNVSDAVSEFAPQTYDAVWAMALALRGAEKSWSQHVATRRVHLADYDYTRYDIAAELLRQFDRLKFNGISGPVSFDGPDRIGTTSFHQIQRGQLQTIAFYHPKNATLHFGCRSCVPIVWAADGQVPIARRILKLRVDTIDPVAFYTVVVLSLVGIGLSVLFLGLNLRFRKLKAIKLSSPKLSTISVCGCILVYAATILLGLDHSTLPGSSVSFATICMARVYFLSAGFSLAFGSMFAKTFRVYRIFTQSAGGLCRDRILRDTQLISVIVLLLLVDASVVSFWMAADPLERHLHNLTLEISTTDRSVVFLPQVELCRSRHYEGWLGMLYAYKGLLLVGGVYMAWQTRNVKISALNDSQYIGISVYSVVITSASVVVLANLLYEKVTLAFVIMASFVLSSTTATLCLLFLPKLKNILEQGEVYDPIIHSMGLKMEFNTRRFVLDDRRELQFRVEVQNRVYRKEIELLDAEICRLERLLLGDSSTSGSPRSSEPNVSPYDAGIASALPRVPASGGGLPMLLLSVLPPIIPRASWPSVDPMLSSPMKRNIAFSSQPKIDPSVGCPPNPGEQASMLFDDRQPVATGTGSSVMGRIKHIFTPRVPRAPSVTGTVGSTAVIRKSTLAIFQELDPESDPEIPQPIYTIGNCHSEQHNLTASEPRVNFILPPVPAAGSRRLSSNVPSQPGAGRERIRGSPRFPHRICPQAISLTELGLERPRLSFLTVKSCEQIHGRQCDSRAKWKSMDSFSRSIGCEQ; the protein is encoded by the exons ATGAGGCCTACTGCGATGGCGACGGCTTTGTTGCTGTACTGCACGGTCCTGTTGGTCCTGTGCGGTGCCCTTTCGGATCACCATCGGCAGTCAGCGCCGAACCTGACGAAGGAAGTTAACCGTAACATCATCAACACGGTGTTCGAACGGACACGGCCCGCCGGGCGGGACCGACGCTGGAAGGAGGTCACGATCTTGGGTCTCTTCGAACTCAGCTCGAAAGCTGGCGAACGACGCGAAGGGTTCAGTgagctggcggcggcccagcTGGCCGTGCAGCACATCAACCGGCGGGGCCTTTTGCTGGGCTACAAACTGAAGCTGATAACGAACGACACCCAG TGCGATCCGGGTGTCGGCATCGATCGGTTCTTCCACGCACTCTACACCCACCAGAGCAAGCGCATCATCATGGTGCTGGGGTCGGCCTGCTCCGAGGTGACGGAGAGTCTGGCCAAGATCGTACCCTACTGGAACATCCTGCAG GTTTCGTTCGGGTCGACGGCGCCGGCCCTGAGCGATCGGGGCGAGTTCCCCCTGTTCTACCGCACCGTGGCCCCGGACTCGtcccaccacccggcccggatcGCGTTCCTGGCCCGGTTCGGCTGGGACATGGTGGCCACGTTCTCGCAGAACGAGGAGGGCTACTCGCTCGCCGTCAACGATCTCGTGACGGAGCTGGAGCGGGCCAACATCACGTGCGCCGCCACCATTTCCTTCGCCGAAACCGATTTCAAGGAACAGCTCAAGCTGCTGCGG GACCGAGACGTTCGGGTGATTATTGGGAGCTTCTCGCACGAAATTGCACCGCAACTGTTCTGCGAG GTGTACAACCTGGGCATGTACGGCGCGGAGTACGCGTGGATCCTGCAGGACACATACATCTCGTCCTGGTGGTTGACGGCGGCGGGGACGGCGTGTCCCCCGAaggcgctgctggcggcggtcgAGAACCTGATAATCGTTTCCAGCTACAACAGCATCGTCGGCATGGGCGCGGCCCTCAGCGGATTA ACGAACCGCATCTTTCTGCAGAAGCTCCGCGAGATGAACGTGTCGGACGCGGTGTCGGAGTTTGCGCCGCAAACGTACGATGCCGTGTGGGCGATGGCGCTGGCACTGCGCGGGGCCGAAAAGTCTTGGTCGCAGCATGTGGCCACCCGGCGCGTCCACCTGGCGGACTACGATTACACGCGGTACGACATCGCCGCGGAGTTGCTGCGTCAGTTCGATCGGCTCAAGTTCAACGGTATCTCCGGGCCGGTATCGTTCGATGGTCCGGACCGGATAGGGACAACGTCCTTCCACCAGATTCAGCGCGGCCAACTGCAGACGATCGCGTTTTACCACCCAAAGAACGCGACGCTCCACTTTGGGTGTCGCTCGTGCGTACCGATCGTTTGGGCCGCCGACGGCCAGGTGCCGATTGCGCGGCGCATCCTGAAGCTGCGTGTCGACACGATCGACCCGGTGGCGTTCTACACGGTCGTGGTGCTGTCCTTGGTCGGCATCGGTCTGTCGGTGCTCTTTCTCGGCCTTAACCTGCGCTTCCGGAAGCTCAA GGCCATCAAACTGTCGAGTCCGAAGCTGAGCACGATCAGCGTTTGCGGGTGCATTCTGGTGTACGCGGCCACGATCCTGCTCGGGCTGGACCACTCGACGCTGCCCGGCTCGAGCGTCAGCTTCGCGACCATCTGCATGGCCCGGGTCTACTTCCTGTCGGCCGGATTTTCGCTCGCGTTCGGCTCCATGTTTGCGAAGACGTTCCGCGTATACCGGATCTTCACGCAGAGCGCCGGCGGTCTGTGCCGGGATCGGATCCTGCGTGACACTCAGCTCATCTCGGTCATCgtgttgctgctactggtggACGCTTCGGTCGTGTCGTTCTGGATGGCGGCCGATCCGCTGGAGCGCCACCTGCACAACTTGACGCTCGAGatcagcaccaccgaccggagcgtGGTGTTTCTGCCGCAGGTCGAGCTGTGCCGATCGCGCCACTACGAGGGCTGGCTGGGCATGCTGTACGCGTACAAgggcctgctgctggtcggcgGCGTCTACATGGCGTGGCAGACGCGCAACGTCAAGATTTCGGCCCTCAACGACTCGCAGTACATCGGCATCTCGGTGTACAGTGTAGTGATCACTAGCGCCAGCGTCGTCGTGTTGGCCAACTTGCTCTACGAGAAGGTGACGCTTGCGTTCGTCATCATGGCCAGTTTCGTGCTCAgctcgacgacggccacgcTGTGTTTGCTGTTTCTGCCCAAACTGAAGAACATCCTCGAGCAGGGCGAAGTGTACGATCCAATCATACACAGCATGGGCCTGAAGATGGAGTTCAACACGCGTCGGTTCGTGCTGGACGATCGCCGCGAACTGCAGTTCCGCGTCGAGGTCCAGAACCGCGTCTACCGGAAGGAGATTGAGTTGCTCGATGCGGAAATCTGCCGCCTGGAGCGATTGCTGCTGGGCGACAGTTCGACGTCGGGCAGTCCGCGTTCTTCGGAACCGAACGTGAGTCCATACGATGCCGGGATCGCCAGCGCACTACCCCGTGTGCCCGCATCCGGTGGTGGGCTACCGATGTTGCTGCTCTCCGTGCTGCCGCCAATCATTCCCCGCGCCAGCTGGCCCTCTGTCGATCCGATGCTGTCATCGCCAATGAAGCGGAACATCGCCTTTAGCTCACAGCCCAAGATCGACCCGTCCGTGGGGTGCCCACCGAACCCAGGAGAGCAGGCCAGCATGCTCTTCGACGACCGGCAACCGGTAGCAACCGGTACGGGCTCCAGCGTGATGGGTCGCATTAAGCACATCTTCACTCCGCGCGTACCAAGGGCCCCGTCGGTGACGGGGACCGTCGGCAGTACCGCCGTCATCCGCAAGTCCACCCTGGCCATATTTCAAGAACTCGACCCGGAGTCGGACCCGGAGATACCGCAACCGATCTACACCATCGGTAACTGCCACAGCGAGCAACATAATCTGACCGCCTCGGAGCCCCGGGTAAACTTCATTCTGCCACCGGTCCCGGCAGCTGGATCGCGGCGCCTCTCGTCGAACGTTCCGTCGCAGCCGGGTGCGGGACGGGAGCGCATTCGCGGGTCGCCCCGATTCCCGCACCGCATCTGCCCGCAAGCCATCAGCCTGACGGAGCTGGGCCTCGAGCGTCCCCGGCTCAGCTTTCTGACGGTGAAAAGCTGCGAGCAGATCCACGGCCGGCAGTGCGATTCGCGGGCCAAGTGGAAATCGATGGACTCGTTCTCGAGGAGTATCGGGTGCGAGCAGTAG